One window of the Cryptomeria japonica chromosome 7, Sugi_1.0, whole genome shotgun sequence genome contains the following:
- the LOC131857178 gene encoding uncharacterized protein LOC131857178 — translation MAATATSCRSPLCALVILVILVSSGQPSFAVFQASSPDKGLTSEEGAAVYVKLINLLNLDKDWYDSGFSFADVHTMNGKRVALRYKRWTQDCTVGTWESATRGLVVEDFRTTVPYLRPFLLEGFSWAAVSNGYAWIDYFLFPDEATLELPSSTSLLNVSVARNGDYDLIASSSSLPRARMSTVSRYSPVDKTGFVDCPVLPFALLSHLNGIWDVLHEGEYLTSANKRIQLTMQSDCNLVLKDTQSNRMLWSTDTAGRGSGCFLRLQTEANLVVYTHAGAPVWAINQGCGCVKFSSLVIQDDGNLVVFRSENNKLNQVWATNTNV, via the coding sequence ATGGCCGCTACTGCTACCTCGTGTCGTTCTCCATTGTGTGCGCTTGTCATTCTGGTCATACTCGTTTCAAGCGGTCAGCCTTCATTCGCAGTGTTCCAGGCATCAAGTCCGGATAAAGGACTGACGTCGGAAGAGGGCGCTGCTGTTTACGTTAAGCTGATCAATCTGCTGAACTTGGATAAAGATTGGTATGACAGCGGATTCTCCTTTGCAGATGTCCACACCATGAATGGCAAGCGCGTCGCCTTGAGATATAAGCGTTGGACTCAGGACTGCACCGTTGGCACCTGGGAGAGCGCCACGAGAGGTTTGGTGGTGGAAGATTTCAGAACAACCGTGCCATATCTGAGGCCCTTTCTACTGGAAGGCTTCTCTTGGGCTGCCGTCTCAAATGGCTACGCCTGGATCGATTACTTTCTCTTCCCGGATGAAGCCACGCTTGAATTGCCTTCATCAACATCGCTACTGAATGTAAGTGTTGCGAGGAATGGGGATTATGATTTAATTGCTTCGTCTTCTTCTTTACCCAGAGCTCGTATGTCAACTGTGTCGAGATATTCCCCTGTTGACAAGACGGGCTTTGTGGACTGTCCCGTCTTGCCTTTCGCATTGCTGAGCCATCTCAACGGCATTTGGGACGTTCTCCACGAGGGGGAGTACTTGACATCTGCGAACAAGAGAATACAACTCACAATGCAGAGCGACTGTAATCTTGTGTTGAAAGATACACAGAGTAATCGAATGCTGTGGAGCACCGATACTGCAGGGAGGGGGAGTGGTTGCTTTCTACGCCTTCAAACCGAGGCCAACTTAGTTGTATATACCCACGCCGGTGCTCCAGTGTGGGCCATTAACCAAGGGTGTGGGTGTGTCAAGTTTAGCTCCTTGGTTATTCAGGATGATGGTAACCTGGTAGTATTTCGTAGTGAGAACAACAAGCTTAACCAAGTTTGGGCTACAAACACCAATGTATGA